The following are from one region of the Noviherbaspirillum sedimenti genome:
- a CDS encoding DJ-1/PfpI family protein — translation MHIAILTFEGFNELDSLIALGILNRVKKPGWRVSIASPTRHVRSMNGVVLEAQASLREASAADAVIVGSGLLTREVVADRALMAQLQLDPSRQLLGAQCSGTLVLAKLGLLEGVPACTDLTTKPWVLEADVAVLNQAFVAEGNIATAGGCLASQYLAAWMIARLEGTEAARAALHYVAPVGEKEDYVARAMRHVTPYL, via the coding sequence ATGCACATCGCCATACTCACCTTCGAAGGCTTCAACGAACTTGATTCGCTCATCGCATTGGGTATCCTGAATCGCGTCAAGAAGCCAGGATGGCGCGTTTCGATCGCCAGTCCCACGAGACACGTCCGATCGATGAACGGGGTGGTCCTCGAAGCGCAGGCATCCCTTCGCGAGGCAAGTGCTGCCGATGCAGTCATCGTAGGCAGCGGCCTGTTGACGCGGGAAGTCGTCGCGGACAGGGCGCTGATGGCGCAGTTACAGCTTGATCCATCAAGGCAACTGTTGGGAGCGCAATGCTCCGGCACGCTCGTGCTTGCCAAGCTTGGGCTGCTTGAGGGTGTCCCGGCGTGTACAGACCTGACGACGAAACCCTGGGTCCTGGAAGCCGACGTTGCCGTACTGAACCAGGCTTTCGTTGCCGAGGGTAACATCGCAACCGCGGGTGGGTGCCTTGCATCACAGTACCTTGCCGCCTGGATGATCGCCCGTCTGGAGGGCACTGAGGCAGCGAGGGCCGCACTTCACTACGTCGCACCAGTAGGGGAAAAAGAGGACTACGTAGCGCGTGCGATGCGACATGTCACACCGTATCTGTAA
- a CDS encoding PLP-dependent aminotransferase family protein has translation MPHARYKFLVDALAADIRSGRLLPGTRLPTHRQLSAKEGIALVTATRVYAELEAMGLVSGETGRGTFVRETSLPHGLGIDQHAAAAGMVDLNFNYPSLPDQADLLRGALRQLAASGDLEAMLRYQPHSGRQHERDSVARHLACRGLAVGGDQVSIVSGAQHGLAATVMALLRPGDVVATDALTYPGFKVLAEAYRLELAPIPTTGRGPDLGALDRLCMSRRVRAVYAMPTMHNPLGWVMSAHWRRQMVSIARRHELLIIEDAAYAFLAKDPPAPLAALAPETTVYVSGLSKSVATGLRVGFVAAPARWVPAIERAIRATTWNTPGVMTAIACGWLDDGTVVRLEAEKRRDAMVRQSIAGEVLAGLRCVRHPASYFLWLPMPEEVRADQVAMALTRERISVSTAEPFATSAHVPHAIRLALGSVELDALREALEKVKRVIGDYAF, from the coding sequence ATGCCCCACGCCCGCTACAAATTTTTGGTCGACGCACTTGCAGCCGATATTCGCTCAGGGCGCCTGCTGCCAGGCACGCGCTTGCCGACCCACCGCCAGCTCTCTGCTAAGGAGGGAATCGCCCTGGTTACTGCGACACGGGTCTATGCCGAGCTCGAAGCCATGGGCTTGGTCAGTGGAGAGACTGGCCGCGGCACCTTTGTTAGAGAAACTTCGCTGCCTCACGGCTTGGGCATCGATCAACATGCGGCAGCGGCGGGCATGGTGGATCTCAATTTCAACTATCCGTCGCTACCAGATCAAGCAGATTTGTTACGTGGCGCCTTGCGTCAGCTGGCCGCCTCCGGTGACCTGGAGGCCATGCTGCGCTATCAGCCTCACAGTGGGCGCCAGCATGAGCGGGATAGTGTTGCTCGTCACCTCGCATGTCGCGGGCTGGCGGTTGGTGGCGATCAAGTGTCGATTGTGAGTGGAGCGCAGCATGGGCTGGCAGCGACTGTCATGGCGCTGCTGCGGCCCGGTGACGTGGTAGCGACCGACGCACTGACCTATCCTGGGTTCAAGGTGCTGGCTGAAGCCTATCGTCTGGAATTGGCACCGATTCCAACAACTGGCCGGGGTCCCGACCTGGGCGCGCTGGATCGGTTATGCATGAGCCGGCGGGTGCGTGCCGTGTACGCGATGCCGACGATGCACAACCCGTTGGGATGGGTGATGAGTGCACACTGGCGGCGGCAGATGGTATCGATCGCCCGTCGACATGAGCTGCTCATCATCGAGGACGCGGCCTACGCCTTCCTCGCGAAGGATCCACCCGCCCCACTGGCAGCGTTGGCACCAGAGACGACCGTGTACGTCTCAGGGCTTTCCAAGAGCGTGGCCACCGGTCTGCGCGTCGGATTCGTTGCTGCACCCGCTCGATGGGTTCCCGCGATCGAGCGAGCGATCAGGGCCACCACCTGGAACACGCCCGGCGTGATGACCGCGATTGCCTGCGGGTGGCTCGACGATGGCACTGTCGTCCGACTGGAGGCAGAGAAGCGTCGGGATGCAATGGTCCGTCAATCAATAGCCGGTGAGGTCCTCGCCGGATTGCGATGCGTTCGCCATCCGGCGTCCTATTTTCTCTGGCTACCTATGCCAGAAGAGGTTCGAGCCGACCAGGTTGCGATGGCGCTCACGCGCGAGCGCATCTCGGTGTCCACCGCCGAACCATTCGCGACGTCCGCCCACGTGCCGCATGCAATCCGTCTGGCGCTCGGGTCGGTAGAGTTGGACGCGCTTCGGGAAGCGTTGGAAAAGGTCAAGCGAGTGATCGGCGACTATGCGTTTTGA